Below is a genomic region from Streptomyces sp. RPA4-2.
CCGTGCCGGGGAAGGATGTCGCTTAAGCCGCGTCCCGTAGGCGTCGGGCCACGTTCTCGGGTCCCCCGGCGGGCAGGGGTCCGCCGCGTGCGGTGCTGCCGGTGCGCAGGGCGTCGAGCACGGTGTCGAGCAGTGGCCGCAGTGCGCCGGGGCCTTCGGGACCTGAGGCGAGGGGCGGCGTGCTCATGGGTGTCCTCCGGTGGGCGCGCGGCAGGGGGTTCCAAGCGTGTACGGGATGGGGCGGCGCGCCCACAGAGCACAACGATCTGACCCGAATGGGGGTACTGCCGTGGGGAGGAAAGGTGAGTGGAGGGGCGGGGGTGACGGGGGGTGTGTGGGGGCGCTCCGCGCGGGGTGAGGTTTGTATAGGGGCACACCCCGCGGGGTGAGGTCGTGCGAGGGCGCTCCGCGCAGGGTGGGGTCGTGCGGGGGCGCTCCGCACAAGGGCAGGTCGTGCGCGGGGCGTGTCGTGAGTGTCGTGCCGGTGCCGTCGTGCGCGGGGCGTGTCGTGAGTGTCGTGCCGGTGCCGTCGTGCGCGGGGCGTGTCGTGAGTGTCGTGCCGGTGCCGTCGTCCGCGGGGGCGAGGCGGCCGCCGGGCACACGCCGGGGAGTGTCGTGCGGGGCGTGCCGCGGCTGGGCGGTCGGCGAGGGCAGGGCGATCGTCCCCGCTGTGTCCGGGAGGGACGATCGACCTGCCGTGTGGTCGGTGAGGAGGAGCGGGACCTTCCCTGCCGGACCCGGCCCTGCCGGACGAGGCCCGGCTGAATCCGGCTCTGCTGGAGCCGGGTCCGGTGGATCCGGATCCGGTGGGTCCGGCCGCCTGTTGTGTCCAGGCCCGGTGGATCCCGGGCCGGTGCATCCAGGGCCGGTGTATCCAGGCCCGGTGGATCCAGGCCCGGTGGATCCGGGACCCTGGTGGATCCCGGGCCGCTGTGTCCAGGCCCAGTGGATCCGGGAGCCTGGTGTGTCCAAGCCCGGTGCATCCGGGAGCCCGGTGTGTCCAGGCCCGGTGGATCCCGGGCCGGCGCACCCCCGTCCGGTGCATCCAGGCCCGGTGCATCCGGGAGCCCAGTGTGTCCAGGCCCGTGGATCCCGGGCCGGTGCATCCAGGGCCGGCGCACCCCCGTCCGGTGCACCCAGGCCCGGTGGATCCAGGGGCCCGGTGCATCCCGGGCCCCGGTGGATCTAGTTCCCGCTTGCCTCCCGTACCTTCAGTGCCCTTGCCAGGTCGTCGAGTTGGTCGACGAGCTTGCGGCGCAGCGCGGGGATGGGGTCGGCGTCGCGCAGGCAGGCCTCGCCGAGGGCGAGGGTCTCGGGTGTGACGGCGTGGGCGGGGAAGGCGTAGCGGCCGGCGGCCTCGGCGATGGCGGGGCCGCGGCGGGCGGCGAGGGCCACGGCGTCGGGCCAGTAGCGCTCGACGTACTCCCGTACGAGGTCGGCCTGTTCGGGCTGCCAGAAGCCCTGGGCGGTCGCGGTGAACAGGTAGTTGGAGAGGTGGTCGGAGCCGAACATCTCCTCCCAGGCGCGTCGTTTGGCCTCGGGGTCGGGCAGTGCGGCGCGGCAGCGGGCGGCGCCTTCCTGGCCGGTGGCACTGGGGTCCTGGACGAGTTCGGCCTCGATGACGGCGTCGTCGATGGCGCCGAGGACGGCGAGGCGGCCGAGGACGCGCCAGCGCAGTTCGGGGTCGAGTTCCGGGCCGCCGGGGACGGTGCCCTCGGAGAACCAGGCGCTGATGGTGTCGGGGTGCGCGGCGACGGCGATGTAGTGGCGTACAGCGGTGAGGCGCAGCCCCGGGTTGTCGCCGTCCTCGGTGCGGCGCAGGAGGTCGCGGCAGAGGTCGGCGAGGGTGGCGAGGGCGGTCGGGCGGTCCTCGGCGGGCAGCAGGCGGTCGGCGACCTGGGTGGCGGCGAACGTCAGGACGCCTTGGACGAGGGCGAGGTCGGTCTCGTGCGGGAGGTGGGTGCGGGCGGCGTCCACGTAGGCCATGGCGGGCAGTTCGCCGTCGCGGACGGCGTCGCGCAGGGCGTTCCAGACGACGGCGCGGGTGAGGGGTTCGGGGAGGCCGGAGAGGGCGGCGCTGATGGTCTGGAAGGAGTCGGTGTCGAAGCGGATCTTGGCGTAGGTGAGGTCGCCGTCGTTGAGGAGGAGCAGGGCGGGGCGGCGGCCGGGGCCGAGTTCGACGGGGGCGTCCTGGGGTACGTCGGTCTCGAAGCGGTCCCGTGGGACGAGTCGCCTGTCCTCGCCCGGGACGGTGTCGTAGGCGCCGACGGCGATGCGGTGGGGGCGGCTGCCGTGGTGTTCGACGGTGAGGTGCCAGGTGCCCTGGGTCTCGGTGAGCGCGGGACGGAGGGTGTCGACGCCGGTGGTGCGCAGCCAGGAGGCGGCCCAGGCCTGGACGTCGCGTTCGGTGGCGGCGGCGAGGGAGTCGATGAAGTCGGCGAGGGTGGCGTTGGCGAACTTGTGGCGGGTGAAGTGGGTGTTGATGCCGGCCAGGAAGTCCTTCTCGCCGAGCCAGGTGACGAGTTGGCGCAGGGCGGAGGCGCCCTTGGCGTAGGAGATGCCGTCGAAGTTGAGCATGGCGGACGCGGTGTCGGGGACGGCGTCCGGGTCGGGGGCGACGGGGTGGGTGGAGGGGCGCTGGTCGGCGTCGTAGCCCCAGGGTTTGCGGGTGACGCCGAAGTCGGTCCAGGTGTCGGTGAAGCGGGTGGCTTCGGTGAGGGTCTGGTAGCCCATGTACTCGGCGAAGGACTCGTTGAGCCAGATGTCGTCCCACCAGCGCAGGGTGACGAGGTCACCGAACCACATGTGGGCCATTTCGTGGGCGATGACCATGGCGCGGGTCTGGCGTTCGGTGTCGGTGACGGCGGAGCGGTAGACGAACTCGTCGCGGAAGGTGACGAGGCCGGGGTTCTCCATGGCGCCGGCGTTGAATTCGGGGACGAACGCCTGGTCGTAGGAGTCGAAGGGGTAGGGCTCGTCGAACTTCTCGTGGTAGCGGTCGTAGCAGGCGCGGGTGATGTCGAGGATCTCGTCGGCGTCGGTGTCCAGGTAGGGGGCGAGTGAGCGGCGGCAGTGGATGCCGAAGGGGAGGCCGCGGTGCTCGGTGCGGACGGAGTGCCAGGGGCCTGCGGCGACGGCGACGAGGTAGGTGGAGATCGGTGGGGTGGGGGCGGCCTGCCAGCGGCCCTCTCCCAGGTGTTCGGTGACGCCGTTGGCGAGGACGGTCCAGCCGTCGGGCGCGGTGACGGAGAGGTCGAAGACGGCCTTCAGGTCGGGCTGGTCGAAGGCGGCGAAGACGCGCTGGACGTCTTCCATGAACAGCTGGGTGTAGAGGTAGGTCTCGCCGTCGGTGGGGTCGGTGAAGCGGTGCATGCCCTCGCCGGTGCGGGAGTAGTGCATGCCGGTGTCGAGGCGTAGTTCGTGTTCGCCCTCGGTCAGGCCTTTGAGGGGCAGCCTGTTCCCGTCGAGGGTTTCGGGGTCGAGGGGCTGTCCGTCGAGGGTGACGGAGCGCAGCTCGGCGGGCTTCAGCTCCACGAAGGTGTCCGCGTCGGCGCGGGCGGTGAACCGGATGACGGTCCGGGAGTCGAAGGTCTCGTCCCCGCGGGTCAGGTCGAGTTCGATCCCGTAGTGGTGGACGTCGAGGAGCTTGGCACGGGTCTGCGCTTCGTCGCGCGTCAGTACGGACATGGGGACATGCTGCCTGATGGGTTCGACAGGGCACAGGGGTGGCCCGTCATGTGGCTTATGTCCGGTCCGGTCGGAGGGTGCGGCCCTGTTCCGGTGTGAGGTCGGCGGCGTCGGTCCCGGTGTGCGGTTCCTGCTGTCGGGCCTGGTGGTGGGTGTGCGCTTCGTGCGGGATGCCCGGCGGGGGCACCCGGTGTCACTCCCCCGTGGCCCCGGCGGCCTGTCCCGTGCCGTCCGCGATGCTCTCGTGGTGGCGGATGACCTCGGCGATGATGAAGTTCAGCAGTTTTTCCGCGAAGGCCGGATCCAGCTTGGCGTTCTCCGCGAGCCGGCGCAGCCGGGCGATCTGCTGGGCCTCGCGGGAGGGGTCGGCGGGCGGCAGTTGGTGGGCTGCTTTGAGGTGGCCGACCTGCTGGGTGCATTTGAAGCGCTCGGCGAGCATGTGGACGACGGCGGCGTCGATGTTGTCGATGCTGTCGCGCAGCCGGGCGAGTTCGGCGCGCACCGTCGCGTCGGCGTCCGTGCCGGGGCTGTCGGTCGCGTCGCCGGTGTCGCTGGTCGGGTTGCCGCTGTCGTCAGTCGCGTTGCCGGTGGGGTCGGTCGCGTCGCCGGTGTTGCTGGTGGTCATGGTCGACCAGCCTACGTGGCGTGCGGGCGCTCGGTCGTGGCCGGATCGTGGGGGTCGGGGGCGCGGTCGTCGCGGGTGCCGGGCGGGGTGCGGCCCTGTTGTGCGCGGAAGCGGACGGGAGCCGTGCCGACGCGGCGGGTGAAGAGGCGGGAGAAGTAGGCGGGGTCGTCGTAGCCGACGCGTCTGGCCACGGCGGCGACGGGGAGTTCGGTGGCGGCGAGGAGTTCCTTGGCGCGGCCGAGGCGGATGGTGAGGAGGTAGTCCTTGGGGCTGCAGTACGGCGGCGCGGCGGACGGCGCCGCGCAGTTCGGCGGGGGTCATGCCGTGCCGGGCCGCGTGTTCGGCGACGGTCAGTGGCTGGAAGGCGTCCCGGGCGAGGGCGTGCAGTACGGGGTCGCCGTCGGGGGTGAGGTCGGCGCGGGCGCGGCGCAGCGCGACGAGGAGTTCGTGGACGGCGGCGCCGGTCTCGACCTCCAGGAGGGGGTTGCCGCTGCGGGCGGCGCGGGCGATGCGGGCGACGGTGGCGCGGGCTCCGGTCGCGTCGGAGAGGGGGACGACGGGGCGGTCCGGTTCGATGTAGCCGAGTTCGGTGTAGGCGGTGGTCGCGGGGCCGGTGAAGTCGACGAAGCACTCGTCCCAGCTGGGGGCGGGTCCGTAGTGGTGGGGCACGCCGGGGGTGAGCCAGAGCAGGGCGGGCGCGGTGATGGTGTGGCGGTGTCCGTGGGGGTCCTGGAGCCAGCCGCCATGCGGCTGACGACGACGGCGACGTGGTGGTCGAGGGTGCGTGGCCCGACGGGGGCAGTTCGCCGTGCTGGAGGCCGACGCCGAGGCAGGTGAGGCCGAGCCGGTGGTGGACGGGGGCGGGGGTGAGGTACCGCATCCAGGTGTGGTGCATCCGCTGTCCTCCCGCCGGTGCGGCCGGTGCCGTTCCTCGGTGCGCTTCGGTGCGGCTTCGGTCCGACGTCGATGCGACTTCGGTCCGACGTCGGTGCGGCTTCGGTCCGACGTCGGTGCGGCTTCGGTCCGACGTCGATGCGACTTCGGTCCGCATTCGGTCCGCATCCGGTGAGACTTCGGTCCAACCAGAGGTGATCTTTGTCCATGGACGTGGTCGCCGCCAGGGGGTGAGGGTGGGCCCATGAGCGAGTTCGCGGTGGGGGACACGGATTTTCTGCTGGACGGGCGGCCGGTGCGGCTGCTGTCGGGCGCGCTGCACTACTTCCGAGTGCGTGAGGAGCAGTGGGGGCACCGGCTCGGGATGCTGCGGGCGATGGGGCTCAACTGTGTGGAAACGTACGTCCCGTGGAATCTGCACGAGCCGCGGCCGGGCGTGTTCCGTGACGTGCAGGCGCTGGGCCGGTTCCTGGACGCGGCGCGGGAGGCGGGTCTGTGGGCGATCGTGCGGCCCGGCCCCTACATCTGTGCGGAGTGGGAGAACGGCGGGCTGCCGCACTGGCTGACGGGGCGGCCGCGCACCAGGGACGAGGAGTACCTGCGGGACGTGGAGCGCTGGTTCCACCATCTGACGCACGAGATCGTGCCCCGGCAGATCGACCGGGGTGGCCCCGTGCTGATGGTGCAGGTCGAGAACGAGTACGGCAGTTACGGATCCGACCAGGTGTATCTGCGGCGGCTGGCCGACGTGCTGCGTGCCGAGGGGGTGAGCGTCCCGCTGTTCACCTCGGACGGTCCCGAGGACCACATGCTCAGTGGCGGCTCGGTTCCCGGTGTCCTCGCGACGGTCAATTTCGGCTCCCGCGCGCGTGAGGCGTTCGAGGTGCTGCGCCGGCACCGGTCCGAAGGCCCGCTGATGTGCATGGAGTTCTGGTGCGGCTGGTTCGACCACTGGGGCGGTGAGCACGTCGTACGGGATCCTGGGGACGCGGCGGACGCGCTGCGCGAGATCCTAAAGTGCGGGGCGTCGGTCAATCTCTACATGGCGCACGGGGGGACGAACTTCGCGGGCTGGGCGGGTGCGAACCGGGGCGGTGGAGCGCTCCACGAGGGCCCGCTGGAGCCGGACGTCACCTCGTACGACTACGACGCTCCCCTCGACGAACTCGGGCGGCCCACCGAGAAGTTCTGGCGCTTCCGGGAGATTTTGGCCGGGTACGCGGAAGGGCCGCTGCCGGACGTGCCGCCGGCCCCGGCGCCGCTGGGCGCGCCCGCGGTCGTGGATCTGCGGGAGTGGGCTCCGCCGGATGCGGTGCTGGAGGCGCTGGGCGGTGTGGAGGCCGAGTACGCCGTGCCTCCCACCTTCGAGGAAGTGGACGTGGACCGGGGCCTGGTCCGGTACGAGCTGACCGTGCCGGGGCCTCGGGGTCCGTATCCGCTGCTGCTGCGCGGGCTGCGGGATCTGGCGGTGGTGTACGTCGACGGAGCGGCGGCCGGGGTACTGACCGAGGACGACTGCCGGCTCAGCGAGCCCGTCGCGGGGAACGCGCGGGTGGAGATGTGGGTGGAGTCGCTGGGCAGGGTCAACTACGGGCCGCGTTCGGGCGAGCCGAAGGGCATCACCGGGGGTGTGCTGCACGAGCGGCAGTATCTGCACGGGGTGCGGGCTCGGGGACTGCGTCTCGACGCGTTCGACGACGGCGTCGGCGGGGTGCCCTTCGCGGGGCTGCCGGCGGGGGGTGCCCGGGGTCTGTACCGCGGCACGGTGGAGGTGCGCGGCGCCGGGGACGCCTTTCTCGATCTTCCGGGCTGGACGCGGGGGTTCGTGTGGATCAACGGGTTCAATCTCGGCCGCTACTGGTCGGCGGGCCCGCAGCGGTCGCTGTACGTGCCCGGGCCGGTGCTGCGCGAGGGGGCCAACGAGGTGTGGGTCCTGGAGCTCCAGGAGTCGGGCGGGGAGTCCGCCGGGCCGGTGCCGCCGGTTCTGCGCGGCCCGGCTCCGATCGGGGCGCACGATGCTCCGGTTCCGATCGGAACGCACGATGCTCTGCCTGGTTCGCGGGGCCTGGGCTAGACCGTGTGGGGGGTGGGCGTCCGCGAGCGCAGCGCGGGCGTCCGCGAGTGGGCCGCGGACGCCCGCGCCGTGTCATGACGGCGACCGGACCCCTACAGGGTGGACGCCGCCCTGGCTATGGCGGCCGCGAAGGTCGAGACCTCGCTGTAGACGCCGGGGTATCCGGGCTCGGCGCAGCCCTGGCCCCAGCTGACGATCCCGACCTGGACGAACGCGCCGGAGTCGTCCTTGCGGAACATCGGTCCGCCGGAGTCGCCCTGGCAGGTGTCGACCCCGCCCTGCTGGACGAACCCGGCGCAGATCTCGTCACCGGGCACGAGGTCGCTGCCGTACGCCTGTTGGCAGGCGGCGTCGCTGACGAAGGGCACGGTGGCCTTGAGGAGGTAGCGCTGCTGGGCGCCGCCCTCGCGGGTGGCGCCCCAGCCGGCGACGGTGAAGTTCCCGTTGTTGTAGGCGGTGGTGGTGGCGATCTTCAGGGTGGGCTGCTGGATGGGCGTGGCGAGCTTGATGAGGGCCCAGTCCTTGCCCTTGCCGTTGTAGCCGGGCGCCTGGAGTACCTTCGTCGACTTGACCTTGATGGCGCTGGTGCTCTGCAGGTCGACGACGCCGGCGGTGGCGGTGATGGAGGTGTTGGTGCCGGAGCCGTTCACACAGTGCGCGGCGGTCAGCACGATCTGCTGGGTGTAGAGGGCGCCGCCGCAGCCCATGGAGAGCCGGACCATGAAGGGGAACTCGCCCTGCGCGGCGCGGGTTCCGCCGACGACGGGCGCGGGCGCGGCCTGGGCGGAGACGGGCTGGAGCGAGACGGCGGCGAGGGCGACGGCGCCGAGGGCGAGGAGTCTTCTGAGGCCCGTGAACTTCTTCGGAGACTTCAACGTGCTTCCTCTCGTGGGGGGTCGAGGGGTGGCGGTGGCACGAACCGTGCGTCCTGCGGCATGCCGAGGCGGCGGGAGCCGTGCGGTGAACGGCACGGCGCGCAGCACGACAGGCCAGGGGAATGACATGCACCCGCCAATCCTTTGCGCATTATTGAGACGCCGGAGCGCCCCGGCAAGGACCGCGTTTCGGCCAGCCGCTCCCCGGCGCACGCCGTCGCATCTCCGCGAGCGCACGCACTCGTCCGGCCGCTCGGCGGAACCCGGCTTAGAGTGGAGTGCGGACGGCGGCGTCTTCAGGGGGTGC
It encodes:
- the pepN gene encoding aminopeptidase N, with protein sequence MSVLTRDEAQTRAKLLDVHHYGIELDLTRGDETFDSRTVIRFTARADADTFVELKPAELRSVTLDGQPLDPETLDGNRLPLKGLTEGEHELRLDTGMHYSRTGEGMHRFTDPTDGETYLYTQLFMEDVQRVFAAFDQPDLKAVFDLSVTAPDGWTVLANGVTEHLGEGRWQAAPTPPISTYLVAVAAGPWHSVRTEHRGLPFGIHCRRSLAPYLDTDADEILDITRACYDRYHEKFDEPYPFDSYDQAFVPEFNAGAMENPGLVTFRDEFVYRSAVTDTERQTRAMVIAHEMAHMWFGDLVTLRWWDDIWLNESFAEYMGYQTLTEATRFTDTWTDFGVTRKPWGYDADQRPSTHPVAPDPDAVPDTASAMLNFDGISYAKGASALRQLVTWLGEKDFLAGINTHFTRHKFANATLADFIDSLAAATERDVQAWAASWLRTTGVDTLRPALTETQGTWHLTVEHHGSRPHRIAVGAYDTVPGEDRRLVPRDRFETDVPQDAPVELGPGRRPALLLLNDGDLTYAKIRFDTDSFQTISAALSGLPEPLTRAVVWNALRDAVRDGELPAMAYVDAARTHLPHETDLALVQGVLTFAATQVADRLLPAEDRPTALATLADLCRDLLRRTEDGDNPGLRLTAVRHYIAVAAHPDTISAWFSEGTVPGGPELDPELRWRVLGRLAVLGAIDDAVIEAELVQDPSATGQEGAARCRAALPDPEAKRRAWEEMFGSDHLSNYLFTATAQGFWQPEQADLVREYVERYWPDAVALAARRGPAIAEAAGRYAFPAHAVTPETLALGEACLRDADPIPALRRKLVDQLDDLARALKVREASGN
- a CDS encoding chorismate mutase; protein product: MTTSNTGDATDPTGNATDDSGNPTSDTGDATDSPGTDADATVRAELARLRDSIDNIDAAVVHMLAERFKCTQQVGHLKAAHQLPPADPSREAQQIARLRRLAENAKLDPAFAEKLLNFIIAEVIRHHESIADGTGQAAGATGE
- a CDS encoding beta-galactosidase family protein; the protein is MSEFAVGDTDFLLDGRPVRLLSGALHYFRVREEQWGHRLGMLRAMGLNCVETYVPWNLHEPRPGVFRDVQALGRFLDAAREAGLWAIVRPGPYICAEWENGGLPHWLTGRPRTRDEEYLRDVERWFHHLTHEIVPRQIDRGGPVLMVQVENEYGSYGSDQVYLRRLADVLRAEGVSVPLFTSDGPEDHMLSGGSVPGVLATVNFGSRAREAFEVLRRHRSEGPLMCMEFWCGWFDHWGGEHVVRDPGDAADALREILKCGASVNLYMAHGGTNFAGWAGANRGGGALHEGPLEPDVTSYDYDAPLDELGRPTEKFWRFREILAGYAEGPLPDVPPAPAPLGAPAVVDLREWAPPDAVLEALGGVEAEYAVPPTFEEVDVDRGLVRYELTVPGPRGPYPLLLRGLRDLAVVYVDGAAAGVLTEDDCRLSEPVAGNARVEMWVESLGRVNYGPRSGEPKGITGGVLHERQYLHGVRARGLRLDAFDDGVGGVPFAGLPAGGARGLYRGTVEVRGAGDAFLDLPGWTRGFVWINGFNLGRYWSAGPQRSLYVPGPVLREGANEVWVLELQESGGESAGPVPPVLRGPAPIGAHDAPVPIGTHDALPGSRGLG
- a CDS encoding serine protease — translated: MKSPKKFTGLRRLLALGAVALAAVSLQPVSAQAAPAPVVGGTRAAQGEFPFMVRLSMGCGGALYTQQIVLTAAHCVNGSGTNTSITATAGVVDLQSTSAIKVKSTKVLQAPGYNGKGKDWALIKLATPIQQPTLKIATTTAYNNGNFTVAGWGATREGGAQQRYLLKATVPFVSDAACQQAYGSDLVPGDEICAGFVQQGGVDTCQGDSGGPMFRKDDSGAFVQVGIVSWGQGCAEPGYPGVYSEVSTFAAAIARAASTL